A portion of the Musa acuminata AAA Group cultivar baxijiao chromosome BXJ1-1, Cavendish_Baxijiao_AAA, whole genome shotgun sequence genome contains these proteins:
- the LOC103984954 gene encoding SUPPRESSOR OF ABI3-5 isoform X1: protein MDPGRYGRQQGWDTNSALEGYGALHEQDFRAGGSYGGRRLLPEGFSRDSGYARTSFHHDILERDIYPPTHVPGVWPQPRRSFDEEYALVRDSRRNVEPYHEIDNFGEHVKYHEDNFRDNHRNIERYHDTDSYHDYGYDRHARFGGRDHEGMSSDYEVRRHLSHESRENSRDRDYDYDWYSYDSDHERGKRDGGRRRRESRDREHEKRGLSRERDQSPYRRRERSRSHGRDDRSRSRSPRGRTRSRSHREDSYEDGRYERNERRRDYDRDEKRHNDSSVAPSATIVVKGLSQKTTEDDLYQFLAEWGPLRHIRVIKERNSGVSRGFAFIDFPDVDAARRMMDGIGDNGLVIDGRKLFFEYSSKPTGGAGAPSLGQESFAKSSHGHGRSITAPCDWICTMCGCLNFARRTSCFQCNEPRTEDAPPADVASTNPTPLGKRGSDLGPTHVLVVRGLDENADEEMLRYEFAKHAAIKDLRLVRDKFTHVSRGFAFVHFHSVEDATKALEATNGTTLEKNGQVLRVAYAKSIHGPGSGTPQSSSLAAAAIEAATFAQQYDAVGWTPKEYNPDQKQSTTGFEQNSKAEVQRGGSAPQSGFVWDEKSGYYYDAASGFYYDGNTGLYYDGNNGVWYSYDHQTQKYVPCNEQSNNKAAGDMANETSKGSDGTASKKVVISAAATTVKSNEKASLPDAVHAAATAALAAEKKEKEKLKEIKLASKSNLLANKKKMNNVLAMWKQRNHEGQAARVVLDDKESSGLLDDKPSNSYSASVALTAKNKLKSDSVKEAMGSSIYASSASRGTTQSISAETVDVDSQVKPRPVSNSLGGTIMGVIRGSGKGIIKSDTTFPVSASEGTTVSSTATASSIETTPSLARSHASAPFKTDASALGSYGSSTSGGRGKRRFSEAPALSNPRDQIQTTYRDRAAERRNLYGSSSATGDDLSDLGLGDPNCDYPYRKDSLSVTGTMPFPPGVGGRSCGDIVSNTENYEVITADRAIDESNVGNRMLRSMGWQEGLGLGKDGSGIKEPVQAKAVDDRSGLGSQQRKVDPSLEAQSGDSYRTIIQKKAIARFREMA, encoded by the exons ATGGACCCTGGGCGTTATGGTCGTCAACAAGGATGGGACACAAACAGC GCCTTGGAGGGGTATGGTGCACTCCATGAGCAAGATTTCAG GGCTGGTGGATCATATGGTGGTAGGAGGCTGTTACCTGAAGGATTTTCCAGGGATTCTGGTTATGCAAGGACCTCTTTTCATCATGACATACTTGAGAGGGATATCTATCCACCAACACATGTTCCTGGTGTCTGGCCTCAGCCTAGAAGAAGTTTCGATGAAGAATATGCACTCGTCAGGGATTCAAGAAGAAATGTTGAGCCGTATCATGAAATAGATAACTTTGGTGAACATGTGAAGTATCATGAAGATAACTTTCGTGACAACCACCGCAACATTGAGAGGTACCATGACACAGATAGTTACCATGATTATGGATATGATAGGCATGCCAGGTTTGGGGGTAGGGATCACGAGGGAATGAGCAGTGACTATGAAGTTCGACGCCATTTATCTCATGAAAGCAGAGAAAATAGTCGTGATAGAGACTATGATTATGACTGGTATAGCTATGATTCTGACCATGAGAGAGGAAAGAGGGATGGTGGTCGGCGACGACGTGAATCACGTGATCGTGAACATGAAAAGAGAGGTTTGAGTCGCGAAAGAGATCAAAGTCCATATAGACGTCGAGAACGCTCTCGTTCACATGGGCGTGATGATCGGTCTAGATCAAGATCTCCTCGAGGTAGAACTCGTAGCCGAAGTCACAGAGAGGACAGCTATGAGGATGGCCGATATGAGAGGAATGAAAGACGGCGGGATTATGATCGTGATGAGAAGAGACATAATGACTCTTCTGTG GCGCCATCAGCCACAATAGTTGTGAAGGGTCTATCACAGAAGACAACTGAAGATGATTTGTATCAATTTCTT GCTGAGTGGGGGCCGCTTCGTCATATACGGGTTATTAAAGAGAGAAATTCTGGAGTTTCGCGGGGATTTGCTTTTATTGACTTTCCTGATGTG GATGCTGCTCGGAGGATGATGGACGGCATTGGAGACAATGGTCTTGTAATTGATGGAAGGAAGCTCTTCTTTGAGTACAG TAGTAAGCCAACTGGTGGGGCTGGTGCACCTTCATTAGGACAAGAAAGCTTTGCTAAATCAAGCCATGGACACGGTAGAAGTATTACTGCACCATGTGACTGGATTTGTACCATGTGTGGTTGTTTAAATTTTGCACGGCGGACATCCTGTTTCCAG TGCAATGAGCCCCGGACTGAGGATGCTCCTCCAGCTGATGTAGCAAGCACCAATCCAACACCCTTAGGGAAAAGGGGATCAGATTTAG GTCCTACTCATGTCTTAGTTGTACGAGGGTTGGATGAAAATGCAGATGAAGAAATGCTTCGTTATGAATTTGCTAAGCATGCTGCAATTAAG GATCTTCGCCTTGTCAGAGATAAATTTACTCATGTTTCTCGGGGATTTGCTTTTGTGCATTTCCACTCG GTGGAAGATGCAACCAAAGCTCTTGAAGCAACCAATGGAACAACCCTAGAAAAAAATGGCCAAGTCCTACGTGTAGCATATGCAAAAAGTATTCATGGACCTGGATCTGGGACTCCACAATCGAGCAGTCTTGCAGCAGCTGCTATTGAGGCAGCAACATTTGCTCAACAG TATGATGCTGTTGGTTGGACGCCAAAGGAATACAATCCAGATCAAAAACAATCTACAACTGGGTTTGAGCAAAATAGCAAGGCAGAAGTTCAGAGAGGTGGTTCTGCTCCACAATCTGGGTTTGTATGGGATGAGAAATCTGGCTATTATTATGATGCTGCCTCAGGATTTTATTATGATGGAAATACTG GTCTTTACTATGATGGGAACAATGGTGTTTGGTATTCTTATGATCATCAAACTCAGAAATATGTCCCTTGCAACGAGCAGAGCAACAATAAGGCAGCTGGAGACATGGCAAATGAAACTTCAAAAGGATCGGATGGAACTGCAAGCAAAAAAGTAGTGATATCTGCAGCTGCAACCACGGTAAAATCAAATGAAAAAGCATCATTGCCTGATGCGGTTCATGCTGCTGCAACAGCAGCATTAGCTgcagagaaaaaggaaaaggagaagTTGAAAGAGATTAAGTTGGCATCAAAAAGTAACCTCTTAGCTAATAAGAAAAAGATGAACAATGTTCTGGCAATGTGGAAGCAAAGAAATCATGAGGGGCAGGCAGCTCGTGTTGTTCTTGATGACAAGGAGTCATCTGGTTTGCTAGATGATAAACCAAGCAATTCGTACTCTGCATCTGTAGCATTAACTGCAAAAAACAAATTGAAATCTGATTCAGTTAAGGAAGCAATGGGTAGCTCAATTTATGCCTCATCTGCTAGCCGTGGGACTACTCAATCCATCTCTGCTGAGACAGTAGATGTGGATTCACAGGTTAAGCCTAGACCTGTTAGTAATAGCTTGGGAGGCACAATAATGGGCGTTATAAGAGGTTCTGGAAAAGGGATTATAAAGTCAGATACAACTTTTCCAGTATCTGCTAGTGAAGGTACTACGGTTAGTTCTACTGCAACGGCAAGCTCCATAGAAACAACACCATCTTTAGCTCGGAGTCATGCTTCCGCACCCTTCAAGACTGATGCATCGGCATTGGGTTCATATGGATCATCTACATCCGGTGGACGTGGTAAACGCAGGTTTTCTGAGGCACCAGCACTTTCTAATCCCAGGGATCAAATTCAGACGACTTATAGAGATAGGGCAGCTGAGAGAAGAAATCTGTATGGCTCGTCATCTGCCACAGGGGATGATCTGTCAGACCTTGGGCTTGGGGATCCAA ACTGTGATTATCCATATCGAAAGGATTCTTTATCAGTAACGGGGACGATGCCCTTTCCCCCGGGAGTTGGGGGACGGTCGTGTGGTGATATTGTGAGCAACACCGAGAATTATGAAGTGATAACTGCTGATCGAGCCATCGACGAAAGCAATGTGGGTAACCGGATGCTTCGCAGTATGGGCTGGCAAGAAGGACTG GGACTTGGGAAGGATGGTAGCGGCATCAAAGAGCCCGTGCAAGCGAAAGCTGTGGATGACAGGTCGGGGCTCGGAAGTCAGCAGAGAAAAGTAGACCCATCCTTGGAGGCACAGTCAGGAGATAGTTATCGAACCATCATCCAGAAGAAAGCGATTGCAAGATTTAGAGAGATGGCGTAA
- the LOC103984954 gene encoding SUPPRESSOR OF ABI3-5 isoform X5 codes for MDPGRYGRQQGWDTNSALEGYGALHEQDFRAGGSYGGRRLLPEGFSRDSGYARTSFHHDILERDIYPPTHVPGVWPQPRRSFDEEYALVRDSRRNVEPYHEIDNFGEHVKYHEDNFRDNHRNIERYHDTDSYHDYGYDRHARFGGRDHEGMSSDYEVRRHLSHESRENSRDRDYDYDWYSYDSDHERGKRDGGRRRRESRDREHEKRGLSRERDQSPYRRRERSRSHGRDDRSRSRSPRGRTRSRSHREDSYEDGRYERNERRRDYDRDEKRHNDSSVAPSATIVVKGLSQKTTEDDLYQFLAEWGPLRHIRVIKERNSGVSRGFAFIDFPDVDAARRMMDGIGDNGLVIDGRKLFFEYSSKPTGGAGAPSLGQESFAKSSHGHGRSITAPCDWICTMCGCLNFARRTSCFQCNEPRTEDAPPADVASTNPTPLGKRGSDLGPTHVLVVRGLDENADEEMLRYEFAKHAAIKDLRLVRDKFTHVSRGFAFVHFHSVEDATKALEATNGTTLEKNGQVLRVAYAKSIHGPGSGTPQSSSLAAAAIEAATFAQQYDAVGWTPKEYNPDQKQSTTGFEQNSKAEVQRGGSAPQSGFVWDEKSGYYYDAASGFYYDGNTGLYYDGNNGVWYSYDHQTQKYVPCNEQSNNKAAGDMANETSKGSDGTASKKVVISAAATTVKSNEKASLPDAVHAAATAALAAEKKEKEKLKEIKLASKSNLLANKKKMNNVLAMWKQRNHEGQAARVVLDDKESSGLLDDKPSNSYSASVALTAKNKLKSDSVKEAMGSSIYASSASRGTTQSISAETVDVDSQVKPRPVSNSLGGTIMGVIRGSGKGIIKSDTTFPVSASEGTTVSSTATASSIETTPSLARSHASAPFKTDASALGSYGSSTSGGRGKRRFSEAPALSNPRDQIQTTYRDRAAERRNLYGSSSATGDDLSDLGLGDPSHSTITIQAWIP; via the exons ATGGACCCTGGGCGTTATGGTCGTCAACAAGGATGGGACACAAACAGC GCCTTGGAGGGGTATGGTGCACTCCATGAGCAAGATTTCAG GGCTGGTGGATCATATGGTGGTAGGAGGCTGTTACCTGAAGGATTTTCCAGGGATTCTGGTTATGCAAGGACCTCTTTTCATCATGACATACTTGAGAGGGATATCTATCCACCAACACATGTTCCTGGTGTCTGGCCTCAGCCTAGAAGAAGTTTCGATGAAGAATATGCACTCGTCAGGGATTCAAGAAGAAATGTTGAGCCGTATCATGAAATAGATAACTTTGGTGAACATGTGAAGTATCATGAAGATAACTTTCGTGACAACCACCGCAACATTGAGAGGTACCATGACACAGATAGTTACCATGATTATGGATATGATAGGCATGCCAGGTTTGGGGGTAGGGATCACGAGGGAATGAGCAGTGACTATGAAGTTCGACGCCATTTATCTCATGAAAGCAGAGAAAATAGTCGTGATAGAGACTATGATTATGACTGGTATAGCTATGATTCTGACCATGAGAGAGGAAAGAGGGATGGTGGTCGGCGACGACGTGAATCACGTGATCGTGAACATGAAAAGAGAGGTTTGAGTCGCGAAAGAGATCAAAGTCCATATAGACGTCGAGAACGCTCTCGTTCACATGGGCGTGATGATCGGTCTAGATCAAGATCTCCTCGAGGTAGAACTCGTAGCCGAAGTCACAGAGAGGACAGCTATGAGGATGGCCGATATGAGAGGAATGAAAGACGGCGGGATTATGATCGTGATGAGAAGAGACATAATGACTCTTCTGTG GCGCCATCAGCCACAATAGTTGTGAAGGGTCTATCACAGAAGACAACTGAAGATGATTTGTATCAATTTCTT GCTGAGTGGGGGCCGCTTCGTCATATACGGGTTATTAAAGAGAGAAATTCTGGAGTTTCGCGGGGATTTGCTTTTATTGACTTTCCTGATGTG GATGCTGCTCGGAGGATGATGGACGGCATTGGAGACAATGGTCTTGTAATTGATGGAAGGAAGCTCTTCTTTGAGTACAG TAGTAAGCCAACTGGTGGGGCTGGTGCACCTTCATTAGGACAAGAAAGCTTTGCTAAATCAAGCCATGGACACGGTAGAAGTATTACTGCACCATGTGACTGGATTTGTACCATGTGTGGTTGTTTAAATTTTGCACGGCGGACATCCTGTTTCCAG TGCAATGAGCCCCGGACTGAGGATGCTCCTCCAGCTGATGTAGCAAGCACCAATCCAACACCCTTAGGGAAAAGGGGATCAGATTTAG GTCCTACTCATGTCTTAGTTGTACGAGGGTTGGATGAAAATGCAGATGAAGAAATGCTTCGTTATGAATTTGCTAAGCATGCTGCAATTAAG GATCTTCGCCTTGTCAGAGATAAATTTACTCATGTTTCTCGGGGATTTGCTTTTGTGCATTTCCACTCG GTGGAAGATGCAACCAAAGCTCTTGAAGCAACCAATGGAACAACCCTAGAAAAAAATGGCCAAGTCCTACGTGTAGCATATGCAAAAAGTATTCATGGACCTGGATCTGGGACTCCACAATCGAGCAGTCTTGCAGCAGCTGCTATTGAGGCAGCAACATTTGCTCAACAG TATGATGCTGTTGGTTGGACGCCAAAGGAATACAATCCAGATCAAAAACAATCTACAACTGGGTTTGAGCAAAATAGCAAGGCAGAAGTTCAGAGAGGTGGTTCTGCTCCACAATCTGGGTTTGTATGGGATGAGAAATCTGGCTATTATTATGATGCTGCCTCAGGATTTTATTATGATGGAAATACTG GTCTTTACTATGATGGGAACAATGGTGTTTGGTATTCTTATGATCATCAAACTCAGAAATATGTCCCTTGCAACGAGCAGAGCAACAATAAGGCAGCTGGAGACATGGCAAATGAAACTTCAAAAGGATCGGATGGAACTGCAAGCAAAAAAGTAGTGATATCTGCAGCTGCAACCACGGTAAAATCAAATGAAAAAGCATCATTGCCTGATGCGGTTCATGCTGCTGCAACAGCAGCATTAGCTgcagagaaaaaggaaaaggagaagTTGAAAGAGATTAAGTTGGCATCAAAAAGTAACCTCTTAGCTAATAAGAAAAAGATGAACAATGTTCTGGCAATGTGGAAGCAAAGAAATCATGAGGGGCAGGCAGCTCGTGTTGTTCTTGATGACAAGGAGTCATCTGGTTTGCTAGATGATAAACCAAGCAATTCGTACTCTGCATCTGTAGCATTAACTGCAAAAAACAAATTGAAATCTGATTCAGTTAAGGAAGCAATGGGTAGCTCAATTTATGCCTCATCTGCTAGCCGTGGGACTACTCAATCCATCTCTGCTGAGACAGTAGATGTGGATTCACAGGTTAAGCCTAGACCTGTTAGTAATAGCTTGGGAGGCACAATAATGGGCGTTATAAGAGGTTCTGGAAAAGGGATTATAAAGTCAGATACAACTTTTCCAGTATCTGCTAGTGAAGGTACTACGGTTAGTTCTACTGCAACGGCAAGCTCCATAGAAACAACACCATCTTTAGCTCGGAGTCATGCTTCCGCACCCTTCAAGACTGATGCATCGGCATTGGGTTCATATGGATCATCTACATCCGGTGGACGTGGTAAACGCAGGTTTTCTGAGGCACCAGCACTTTCTAATCCCAGGGATCAAATTCAGACGACTTATAGAGATAGGGCAGCTGAGAGAAGAAATCTGTATGGCTCGTCATCTGCCACAGGGGATGATCTGTCAGACCTTGGGCTTGGGGATCCAA GTCATTCAACCATAACAATTCAAGCATGGATACCTTGA
- the LOC103984954 gene encoding SUPPRESSOR OF ABI3-5 isoform X3, with translation MDPGRYGRQQGWDTNSALEGYGALHEQDFRAGGSYGGRRLLPEGFSRDSGYARTSFHHDILERDIYPPTHVPGVWPQPRRSFDEEYALVRDSRRNVEPYHEIDNFGEHVKYHEDNFRDNHRNIERYHDTDSYHDYGYDRHARFGGRDHEGMSSDYEVRRHLSHESRENSRDRDYDYDWYSYDSDHERGKRDGGRRRRESRDREHEKRGLSRERDQSPYRRRERSRSHGRDDRSRSRSPRGRTRSRSHREDSYEDGRYERNERRRDYDRDEKRHNDSSVAPSATIVVKGLSQKTTEDDLYQFLAEWGPLRHIRVIKERNSGVSRGFAFIDFPDVDAARRMMDGIGDNGLVIDGRKLFFEYSSKPTGGAGAPSLGQESFAKSSHGHGRSITAPCDWICTMCGCLNFARRTSCFQCNEPRTEDAPPADVASTNPTPLGKRGSDLGPTHVLVVRGLDENADEEMLRYEFAKHAAIKDLRLVRDKFTHVSRGFAFVHFHSVEDATKALEATNGTTLEKNGQVLRVAYAKSIHGPGSGTPQSSSLAAAAIEAATFAQQYDAVGWTPKEYNPDQKQSTTGFEQNSKAEVQRGGSAPQSGFVWDEKSGYYYDAASGFYYDGNTGLYYDGNNGVWYSYDHQTQKYVPCNEQSNNKAAGDMANETSKGSDGTASKKVVISAAATTVKSNEKASLPDAVHAAATAALAAEKKEKEKLKEIKLASKSNLLANKKKMNNVLAMWKQRNHEGQAARVVLDDKESSGLLDDKPSNSYSASVALTAKNKLKSDSVKEAMGSSIYASSASRGTTQSISAETVDVDSQVKPRPVSNSLGGTIMGVIRGSGKGIIKSDTTFPVSASEGTTVSSTATASSIETTPSLARSHASAPFKTDASALGSYGSSTSGGRGKRRFSEAPALSNPRDQIQTTYRDRAAERRNLYGSSSATGDDLSDLGLGDPITGTMPFPPGVGGRSCGDIVSNTENYEVITADRAIDESNVGNRMLRSMGWQEGLGLGKDGSGIKEPVQAKAVDDRSGLGSQQRKVDPSLEAQSGDSYRTIIQKKAIARFREMA, from the exons ATGGACCCTGGGCGTTATGGTCGTCAACAAGGATGGGACACAAACAGC GCCTTGGAGGGGTATGGTGCACTCCATGAGCAAGATTTCAG GGCTGGTGGATCATATGGTGGTAGGAGGCTGTTACCTGAAGGATTTTCCAGGGATTCTGGTTATGCAAGGACCTCTTTTCATCATGACATACTTGAGAGGGATATCTATCCACCAACACATGTTCCTGGTGTCTGGCCTCAGCCTAGAAGAAGTTTCGATGAAGAATATGCACTCGTCAGGGATTCAAGAAGAAATGTTGAGCCGTATCATGAAATAGATAACTTTGGTGAACATGTGAAGTATCATGAAGATAACTTTCGTGACAACCACCGCAACATTGAGAGGTACCATGACACAGATAGTTACCATGATTATGGATATGATAGGCATGCCAGGTTTGGGGGTAGGGATCACGAGGGAATGAGCAGTGACTATGAAGTTCGACGCCATTTATCTCATGAAAGCAGAGAAAATAGTCGTGATAGAGACTATGATTATGACTGGTATAGCTATGATTCTGACCATGAGAGAGGAAAGAGGGATGGTGGTCGGCGACGACGTGAATCACGTGATCGTGAACATGAAAAGAGAGGTTTGAGTCGCGAAAGAGATCAAAGTCCATATAGACGTCGAGAACGCTCTCGTTCACATGGGCGTGATGATCGGTCTAGATCAAGATCTCCTCGAGGTAGAACTCGTAGCCGAAGTCACAGAGAGGACAGCTATGAGGATGGCCGATATGAGAGGAATGAAAGACGGCGGGATTATGATCGTGATGAGAAGAGACATAATGACTCTTCTGTG GCGCCATCAGCCACAATAGTTGTGAAGGGTCTATCACAGAAGACAACTGAAGATGATTTGTATCAATTTCTT GCTGAGTGGGGGCCGCTTCGTCATATACGGGTTATTAAAGAGAGAAATTCTGGAGTTTCGCGGGGATTTGCTTTTATTGACTTTCCTGATGTG GATGCTGCTCGGAGGATGATGGACGGCATTGGAGACAATGGTCTTGTAATTGATGGAAGGAAGCTCTTCTTTGAGTACAG TAGTAAGCCAACTGGTGGGGCTGGTGCACCTTCATTAGGACAAGAAAGCTTTGCTAAATCAAGCCATGGACACGGTAGAAGTATTACTGCACCATGTGACTGGATTTGTACCATGTGTGGTTGTTTAAATTTTGCACGGCGGACATCCTGTTTCCAG TGCAATGAGCCCCGGACTGAGGATGCTCCTCCAGCTGATGTAGCAAGCACCAATCCAACACCCTTAGGGAAAAGGGGATCAGATTTAG GTCCTACTCATGTCTTAGTTGTACGAGGGTTGGATGAAAATGCAGATGAAGAAATGCTTCGTTATGAATTTGCTAAGCATGCTGCAATTAAG GATCTTCGCCTTGTCAGAGATAAATTTACTCATGTTTCTCGGGGATTTGCTTTTGTGCATTTCCACTCG GTGGAAGATGCAACCAAAGCTCTTGAAGCAACCAATGGAACAACCCTAGAAAAAAATGGCCAAGTCCTACGTGTAGCATATGCAAAAAGTATTCATGGACCTGGATCTGGGACTCCACAATCGAGCAGTCTTGCAGCAGCTGCTATTGAGGCAGCAACATTTGCTCAACAG TATGATGCTGTTGGTTGGACGCCAAAGGAATACAATCCAGATCAAAAACAATCTACAACTGGGTTTGAGCAAAATAGCAAGGCAGAAGTTCAGAGAGGTGGTTCTGCTCCACAATCTGGGTTTGTATGGGATGAGAAATCTGGCTATTATTATGATGCTGCCTCAGGATTTTATTATGATGGAAATACTG GTCTTTACTATGATGGGAACAATGGTGTTTGGTATTCTTATGATCATCAAACTCAGAAATATGTCCCTTGCAACGAGCAGAGCAACAATAAGGCAGCTGGAGACATGGCAAATGAAACTTCAAAAGGATCGGATGGAACTGCAAGCAAAAAAGTAGTGATATCTGCAGCTGCAACCACGGTAAAATCAAATGAAAAAGCATCATTGCCTGATGCGGTTCATGCTGCTGCAACAGCAGCATTAGCTgcagagaaaaaggaaaaggagaagTTGAAAGAGATTAAGTTGGCATCAAAAAGTAACCTCTTAGCTAATAAGAAAAAGATGAACAATGTTCTGGCAATGTGGAAGCAAAGAAATCATGAGGGGCAGGCAGCTCGTGTTGTTCTTGATGACAAGGAGTCATCTGGTTTGCTAGATGATAAACCAAGCAATTCGTACTCTGCATCTGTAGCATTAACTGCAAAAAACAAATTGAAATCTGATTCAGTTAAGGAAGCAATGGGTAGCTCAATTTATGCCTCATCTGCTAGCCGTGGGACTACTCAATCCATCTCTGCTGAGACAGTAGATGTGGATTCACAGGTTAAGCCTAGACCTGTTAGTAATAGCTTGGGAGGCACAATAATGGGCGTTATAAGAGGTTCTGGAAAAGGGATTATAAAGTCAGATACAACTTTTCCAGTATCTGCTAGTGAAGGTACTACGGTTAGTTCTACTGCAACGGCAAGCTCCATAGAAACAACACCATCTTTAGCTCGGAGTCATGCTTCCGCACCCTTCAAGACTGATGCATCGGCATTGGGTTCATATGGATCATCTACATCCGGTGGACGTGGTAAACGCAGGTTTTCTGAGGCACCAGCACTTTCTAATCCCAGGGATCAAATTCAGACGACTTATAGAGATAGGGCAGCTGAGAGAAGAAATCTGTATGGCTCGTCATCTGCCACAGGGGATGATCTGTCAGACCTTGGGCTTGGGGATCCAA TAACGGGGACGATGCCCTTTCCCCCGGGAGTTGGGGGACGGTCGTGTGGTGATATTGTGAGCAACACCGAGAATTATGAAGTGATAACTGCTGATCGAGCCATCGACGAAAGCAATGTGGGTAACCGGATGCTTCGCAGTATGGGCTGGCAAGAAGGACTG GGACTTGGGAAGGATGGTAGCGGCATCAAAGAGCCCGTGCAAGCGAAAGCTGTGGATGACAGGTCGGGGCTCGGAAGTCAGCAGAGAAAAGTAGACCCATCCTTGGAGGCACAGTCAGGAGATAGTTATCGAACCATCATCCAGAAGAAAGCGATTGCAAGATTTAGAGAGATGGCGTAA